From Salinicola endophyticus:
CGTTCCCCCAGAGAGAGGTATTCACCATGGCACATAAAAAGGCCGCTGGTAGTACGCGTAACGGTCGCGATTCAGAATCGAAACGCCTGGGCGTCAAGCTGTTCGGCGGGCAGAAAGCCACCCCCGGCAACATCATCGTGCGCCAGCGCGGCACCAAGTTCCACGCCGGTACCGGTGTGGGCATCGGTAAGGACCACACCCTGTTCGCGCTCACCGATGGTGTGATCAAGTTCGAACAGAAAGGCCCGAAGAACCGCAAGTTCGTGAGCGTAGTCTCCGCCTGAGACCTCACGAACGCTGCTGAAAAAGCCCCGCTCAGGCGGGGCTTTTTTGTATCCCTGCCGGCAATGGCGGCACCTGTCGGGTCGTTCAGGGCGTCGAGGCGTCTCGGTATCGGCAGCGACCAGGGTGTTCGCAGTGGTAAGCGCGTTCGGGACATAAGAGGCGGCAGGTCGTCGCCGGGAGAGAATCATGCAATTCGTCGACGAGACATCGATCACCGTCGAGGCTGGCAAGGGGGGCAACGGCTGCCTCAGCTTCCGGCGTGAGAAGTTCGTGCCCAAGGGTGGCCCCGACGGCGGCGATGGCGGTCACGGCGGCAGCGTCTACCTGATCGGCGACGAGTCGCTCAACACCCTGATCGACTTCAAGTTCCAGCGCTTCTACAAGGCGCAGAACGGCCAGCCCGGTCAGGGCCGCCAGATGAGCGGCAAGGCGGGCGAGGATCTGCACGTCAAGGTGCCGGTGGGGACCACGGTGATCGACGAGGACACCCTCGAGGTGATCGCCGACGTGACCGCCGAGGGGCAGGTGGTGCTGGTCGCCCAGGGTGGCCGGCGCGGGCTCGGCAATATTCACTTCAAGTCCTCCACCAACCGCGCTCCGCGGCGCACCACGCCGGGGACCGAGGGTGAGCGGCGCAAGCTGCGCCTGGAAATGAAGGTGATGGCCGACGTCGGCCTGCTGGGCATGCCCAATGCCGGCAAGTCGACCCTGATCCGCTCGGTCTCGGCGGCCAAGCCCAAGGTCGCCGACTACCCCTTCACCACCCTGGTGCCCAATCTGGGGGTGGTCAAGCTGGGGACTCACGAGCATTTCGTGATGGCCGACGTGCCCGGGTTGATCGAGGGCGCCTCGGACGGTGCCGGGCTGGGCCTGCGCTTCCTCAAGCACCTCACCCGCACGCGGCTGCTGCTGCACGTGGTGGATGCGGCGCCGTTCGACGAGTCCGATCCGGTGGCGGCGGTGACGGCGATCGCCGAGGAGCTCGAACGTTTCTCGCCGGCCCTGTCGGAGCTGCCGCGCTGGCTGGTGATCAACAAGCTCGATCTGCTGCCCGAGGCCGAGCGTGAGGCGCGCGTCGAAGACATTCTCGCGCGGCTGGCGTGGCAGGGGCCGGTATACCGCATCGCGGCGATCGCTGGTGAAGGCACCGATGCGCTGGTGCAGGCGGCCCACCGCTGGCTCACCGAGCAGCGCCAGCTGGAGCACGAGGACGAAGCGGTCGCTGAGCGCGAGCGCGAGATGCGCGCACGCATGGAAGCGGAGTCGGTGGCGCGGGTCGAGGCGCACCAGGCGCGGCTGCGGGTCAAGCGCGGCGAAGTCGCCGCCGAGGATGACGACTTCGACGATGACGACTATGACGTCGAGGTCGAATACACCCGCTGAGCGGGCATGCGGCGTGTTGCCAACGAGAGTCGGAGGGCGAAGTGATGGCGGCGGAGCGGGAACTGGGGCGAGCATCGCTGGCGACGGCGCGGCGGGTCGTGGTCAAGATCGGCAGCGCCCTGCTGACCAACGACGGGCGTGGCCTCGACGATGCCGCCATCGGTGGCTGGGTCGACCAGATGGCTGCGCTGCACCAGCGCGGGGTCGAGGTGGTGCTGGTCTCTTCGGGCTCGATCGCCGAGGGGATGGTGCGGCTCGGCTGGCATACCCGGCCGAGCGCGGTGCACGAGCTGCAGGCCGCCGCCGCGGTGGGGCAGAGCGGGCTGTCGCAGTGCTACGAGAACCACTTTGCCCGCCACGGCCTGCGCAGCGCCCAGGTGTTGCTGACCCATGACGACCTCTCCAACCGCAAGCGCTATCTCAATGCGCGCTCGGCGCTGCGCACCCTGGTGGCGCTCGACGTGGTTCCGGTGATCAACGAGAACGACACCGTTGTCACCGACGAGATCCGTTTCGGTGACAACGACACCCTGGGGGCGCTGGTCGCCAATCTGCTCGAGGCCGATGCGCTCCTGATCCTGACCGATCAGGAGGGGCTCTACGATGCCGATCCGCGCCACGATCCCTCAGCCCGGCTGATCGCCGAGGCCGAGGCCGACGACGCCGCGCTCGATGCGGTGGCTGGCGGTGGCGGCGTGCTGGGGCGCGGCGGCATGGCGACCAAGCTGCGCGCGGCGCGGCTGGCGGCGCGCTCCGGCGCGGTGACCGCCATTGCCAGCGGGCGCCAGCCGCAGGTGCTGACCCGGCTGCTCGAGGGCGAAGCGCTGGGCACGCTGCTCAAGCCGCTGCATGCGCCGCTGGCGGCGCGCAAGCGTTGGCTCGCCGGGCAGCTGCAGGTGCGCGGCACGCTGACCCTCGATGCCGGTGCGGTCAAGGTGCTGCGCAGCCACGGTTCGAGCCTGCTGCCGGTGGGGGTGAAGCGGGTCGAGGGCCAGTTCCGGCGCGGTGACATGGTGGTCTGCGTCGATGAGCAGGGCGCGCGGGTGGCCAAGGGCCTGGTCAACTACGCAAGCGACGACGCCCAGCGTCTGGTGGGCCAGCCGAGCCAGCGCATCGGCGAGATTCTGGGCTATGTCGAGGCCCCGGAGCTGATTCACCGCGACAATCTCGTGGTGCTGTGAGGCTGGTGTCACGCAAAGTCGTTGTGATAGAATCCCGCATCCTCTCAGACATGGCCCGTGAAAGACTGTCGGAAACGACGGTCGGCTTCGCTTCTCACGAAGCGCAGCAGCAAGATTCGGCCGACTCATTCAGGATTGCCTGAAGCGGTTTCGAGGCTGTCCTGGGTGATCTACTTACAGAATTGACTGTCAACATCTCCAAGGAGTCGACGGTGGCGAATACCAAGCAAGCGCGCAAGCGCGCACGTCAGGCGGAAGACCGCCGCAAGCACAACGCCAGTCAGCGTTCCATGGTCCGCACTTACATCAAGCGCGTGATCAAGGCGATCCAGGCCGGCGACCAGGCACAGGCCAACAGCGAGTTCAAGGCCGCACAGCCGGTCATCGACCGCATCGCCGACAAGGACGCCTTCTCCAAGAAGAAGGCTGCGCGCATCAAGAGCCGCTTGAACAAGCGAATTAAGGCGCTGGCTGCCTGAGCCGGACGCGCTTGATGAAAAAAACCGGCTTCGGCCGGTTTTTTTGTGACCGGCCATCCCTGGCGGTCACCCTTCGGGCCGTCGCGGAGCGACGTCGCAACCGGCTCCCGGCAGTTTGCAGTGACCGGCCATCCTGGCGGTCACCCTGCGGGCCGTCGCGGTGGCTGGATAGGGTGAATATCACGGGCGCGAGCGCATGACGAGGCGGCATGAGTAGACAGACGCGCAAGCGTGAATCCGAGGCGCTGGCGGAAGCGGCCACCGCCGGCACGGCCACGCCGGTCACCCGCGGTGGCCTGCTGCGCTCGGGGATGGTGGTGAGCGTGATGACACTGCTCTCCCGGGTGCTGGGGCTGGTGCGCGACGTGGTGATCGCCACGCTGCTGGGGGCCGGTAGCGGGGCGGATGCGTTCTTCGTCGCCTTCAAGATCCCCAACTTCATGCGCCGGCTGTTCGCCGAGGGCGCCTTCAACCAGGCCTTCGTGCCGGTGCTCTCGGAGTATGCCACCCAGCGTACCCGGGCCGAGGTGCGCGAGCTGCTGGATGCGGTGTCCGGCAGTCTGAGCGTGGTGCTGGCGCTGATCACTGCACTGGCGATCGCTGCCGCGCCCTGGCTGGTGTGGCTGTTCGCACCGGGCTTCAAGGCCGACCCGGGCAAGCTCGCGCTCACCGCTGAGATGCTGCGGCTGACCTTTCCTTATCTG
This genomic window contains:
- the rpmA gene encoding 50S ribosomal protein L27 — protein: MAHKKAAGSTRNGRDSESKRLGVKLFGGQKATPGNIIVRQRGTKFHAGTGVGIGKDHTLFALTDGVIKFEQKGPKNRKFVSVVSA
- the cgtA gene encoding Obg family GTPase CgtA, which produces MQFVDETSITVEAGKGGNGCLSFRREKFVPKGGPDGGDGGHGGSVYLIGDESLNTLIDFKFQRFYKAQNGQPGQGRQMSGKAGEDLHVKVPVGTTVIDEDTLEVIADVTAEGQVVLVAQGGRRGLGNIHFKSSTNRAPRRTTPGTEGERRKLRLEMKVMADVGLLGMPNAGKSTLIRSVSAAKPKVADYPFTTLVPNLGVVKLGTHEHFVMADVPGLIEGASDGAGLGLRFLKHLTRTRLLLHVVDAAPFDESDPVAAVTAIAEELERFSPALSELPRWLVINKLDLLPEAEREARVEDILARLAWQGPVYRIAAIAGEGTDALVQAAHRWLTEQRQLEHEDEAVAEREREMRARMEAESVARVEAHQARLRVKRGEVAAEDDDFDDDDYDVEVEYTR
- the proB gene encoding glutamate 5-kinase, whose translation is MAAERELGRASLATARRVVVKIGSALLTNDGRGLDDAAIGGWVDQMAALHQRGVEVVLVSSGSIAEGMVRLGWHTRPSAVHELQAAAAVGQSGLSQCYENHFARHGLRSAQVLLTHDDLSNRKRYLNARSALRTLVALDVVPVINENDTVVTDEIRFGDNDTLGALVANLLEADALLILTDQEGLYDADPRHDPSARLIAEAEADDAALDAVAGGGGVLGRGGMATKLRAARLAARSGAVTAIASGRQPQVLTRLLEGEALGTLLKPLHAPLAARKRWLAGQLQVRGTLTLDAGAVKVLRSHGSSLLPVGVKRVEGQFRRGDMVVCVDEQGARVAKGLVNYASDDAQRLVGQPSQRIGEILGYVEAPELIHRDNLVVL
- the rpsT gene encoding 30S ribosomal protein S20 is translated as MANTKQARKRARQAEDRRKHNASQRSMVRTYIKRVIKAIQAGDQAQANSEFKAAQPVIDRIADKDAFSKKKAARIKSRLNKRIKALAA